The Porphyrobacter sp. HT-58-2 genome has a window encoding:
- the secF gene encoding protein translocase subunit SecF encodes MKLLKLVPDNTNIKFLKLRVPFFVLSIVLIVGSWAAVLVNGLNFGVDFAGGQEVRMTFEEREQAPIPGLRELVGGLGYGEPVVQEFGAPNQVSIRVPLPEGVEDTPGAATAIGAKVIATIAKQYPDARTDGNDTVSGKVAGEFRNQAILALLAAMAAVSIYIWVRFEWQFGVGAMFALVHDVSVTLGLFALTQWEFSLQIVAAILAIIGYSLNDTIVVYDRIRENLKKYRKMPLAELLDLSVNETLARTVMTSLTLFVALIPLLIFGPPSLFGMVAAITAGLFIGTYSSIYMAGPLLIWMGVTSDSFVPTETALDRQEKIARGEA; translated from the coding sequence ATGAAACTGCTCAAACTCGTCCCGGATAACACCAACATCAAATTCCTGAAGCTCAGGGTGCCGTTCTTCGTGCTCAGCATTGTGCTGATTGTCGGCAGCTGGGCTGCGGTGCTGGTGAACGGCCTCAACTTCGGGGTCGATTTCGCCGGTGGTCAGGAAGTGCGCATGACCTTCGAGGAACGCGAACAGGCACCCATTCCGGGCCTGCGCGAACTGGTCGGCGGCCTCGGCTATGGCGAGCCGGTGGTGCAGGAATTCGGCGCACCCAATCAGGTCTCGATCCGCGTGCCTCTGCCCGAAGGGGTGGAGGACACCCCCGGCGCTGCAACCGCGATCGGGGCCAAGGTTATCGCAACCATCGCCAAGCAATATCCCGATGCCCGCACGGACGGCAACGACACGGTATCGGGCAAGGTCGCGGGCGAGTTCCGCAATCAGGCGATTCTGGCGCTGCTGGCGGCGATGGCGGCCGTGTCGATCTACATCTGGGTACGGTTCGAATGGCAGTTCGGCGTCGGCGCGATGTTTGCGCTGGTGCATGACGTGTCGGTCACGCTGGGCCTGTTCGCCTTGACGCAATGGGAGTTCAGCCTGCAGATCGTTGCGGCGATCCTGGCGATCATCGGCTATTCCCTCAACGACACGATCGTCGTCTATGACCGCATCCGCGAAAACCTGAAGAAGTATCGCAAGATGCCGCTGGCCGAGCTGCTCGACCTTTCGGTGAACGAGACGCTGGCGCGCACGGTGATGACCTCGCTGACGCTGTTCGTGGCGCTCATCCCGCTCCTGATCTTCGGCCCGCCAAGCCTGTTCGGCATGGTTGCGGCGATCACGGCGGGCCTGTTCATCGGCACCTATTCGTCGATCTACATGGCAGGCCCACTGCTGATCTGGATGGGTGTGACATCGGACAGCTTTGTGCCGACCGAGACCGCGCTGGATCGTCAGGAAAAGATCGCGCGCGGGGAAGCGTAG
- a CDS encoding 23S rRNA (adenine(2030)-N(6))-methyltransferase RlmJ, with the protein MNYRHSFHAGNSADVVKHALLIALVRALQLKPSALTLVDTHAGCGLYDLGGEEARRTGEATQGVLRTFADTNPLLDDYRAAVLAVNEGKEPRLYPGSPRILAQLLREQDVLILNEKHPEDINALRSAMRGTSAAVHQRDAYELWLAMLPTRTPRGLVVVDPPYEQTDERTRITATLSAAHRKWAHGVTVIWYPLKDRAAHERWKSKLRQTGIPKFLNVEHWLYDTDQPGTFNGAGLFFVNPPYAFTQGLPLLLEALRACLAPEGQRGKLTADWLNA; encoded by the coding sequence ATGAATTATCGTCATTCCTTTCATGCCGGCAACAGCGCCGATGTGGTCAAGCATGCGCTGCTGATTGCGCTTGTGAGGGCCTTGCAGTTGAAGCCTTCCGCGCTGACGCTGGTCGATACCCATGCCGGCTGCGGGCTGTATGATCTTGGCGGCGAGGAGGCCCGGCGCACCGGTGAAGCAACGCAGGGCGTGTTGCGCACCTTTGCCGATACGAACCCGCTGCTGGACGACTACCGCGCCGCGGTGCTGGCAGTGAATGAGGGGAAAGAGCCGCGCCTCTATCCGGGAAGCCCGCGCATTCTGGCACAGTTGCTGCGCGAGCAGGACGTCCTGATCCTCAACGAAAAGCATCCCGAAGACATTAACGCCCTGCGCAGCGCGATGCGCGGGACGTCCGCCGCCGTGCATCAGCGCGATGCCTATGAGCTGTGGCTGGCGATGCTGCCCACTCGCACCCCGCGCGGGCTGGTGGTGGTCGACCCGCCCTACGAGCAGACTGATGAACGCACGCGGATCACCGCAACCCTTTCCGCCGCGCATCGCAAATGGGCGCATGGCGTGACGGTGATCTGGTATCCGCTGAAAGACCGCGCAGCGCATGAGCGGTGGAAGAGCAAGTTGCGCCAGACGGGTATCCCGAAATTCCTGAATGTGGAGCATTGGCTCTACGACACGGATCAGCCCGGCACCTTCAACGGCGCGGGGCTGTTCTTCGTCAATCCGCCCTATGCCTTTACGCAAGGCCTGCCGCTCTTGCTCGAGGCCCTTCGCGCGTGCCTTGCGCCGGAAGGGCAAAGGGGCAAGCTCACGGCGGACTGGTTGAACGCATAA
- the secD gene encoding protein translocase subunit SecD, translated as MLEFPLWKKLWLWGVTLAFAVLSLPSLFNVSGLDWPAALPNPQVNLGLDLAGGSHLLLEAKADDVRVQRLTNMEETVRQLMRNAKPRIRIGDVSTANGQLSFMLNDAGDIDRARGLIEPVMQGATVTREWDLAVVDGQRIVLTQTDAGVDQAIDDAMVSATEVVRRRIDELGTREPTIIRQGDTRIVVQVPGLEDPDALRDLLGQTAQLEFKLVDLNALPENVQAGIAPAGSEIYPYAPGTPQSGGFEAVRRLGGIRGDSLTGAQASVDPQTGQNIVNITFDAQGGTKFAKLTTENVGKPFAIILDGQVLSAPNINEPILGGQARISGSFTAESANNLAISLRSGALPVPLAVVEERTVGPDLGADSIRKGLLAMGIGSLAVIALMVASYGRFGVYATAALVLNVLMLLGIMALGGFTLTLPGIAGFVITIGAAVDANVLINERIREERARGRKVIAAVETGYKEASRAIWDANLTNVISGLALFAFGSGPVKGFAVVLIIGIITSVFTGVTLTRMFVAGWLRRNRPADITI; from the coding sequence ATGCTCGAATTCCCGCTTTGGAAAAAGCTCTGGCTCTGGGGAGTGACACTGGCCTTCGCCGTGCTGTCGCTGCCGTCGCTGTTCAATGTTTCGGGGCTGGACTGGCCTGCCGCCTTGCCCAATCCGCAGGTCAACCTCGGGCTTGACCTTGCCGGCGGTTCGCACCTGCTCCTTGAGGCCAAGGCTGATGACGTGCGCGTTCAGCGGCTGACGAACATGGAAGAAACCGTCCGCCAGTTGATGCGCAATGCCAAGCCGCGCATCCGCATCGGCGATGTGTCGACCGCGAACGGGCAGCTCTCCTTCATGCTCAACGATGCCGGCGATATCGACCGGGCGCGCGGGCTGATCGAGCCGGTGATGCAGGGCGCGACCGTGACCCGCGAATGGGATCTGGCGGTGGTCGACGGACAGCGGATCGTGCTCACGCAGACCGATGCCGGGGTTGATCAGGCGATCGATGATGCCATGGTCAGCGCCACCGAGGTCGTGCGCCGCCGGATCGACGAACTCGGCACCCGCGAGCCGACGATCATCCGGCAGGGCGATACCCGCATCGTGGTGCAGGTGCCGGGGCTTGAAGATCCCGATGCGCTGCGCGATCTGCTCGGCCAGACCGCGCAGCTCGAATTCAAGCTGGTCGATCTCAACGCCTTGCCCGAAAACGTGCAGGCCGGGATCGCGCCTGCGGGCAGCGAGATCTATCCCTATGCGCCCGGCACGCCGCAATCAGGCGGGTTCGAGGCGGTGCGCCGCCTTGGCGGGATCCGTGGTGACAGCCTCACCGGAGCGCAGGCCAGCGTCGATCCGCAGACCGGTCAGAACATCGTCAACATCACCTTCGATGCGCAGGGCGGTACCAAGTTTGCCAAGCTGACGACCGAGAACGTGGGCAAGCCGTTCGCCATCATCCTCGATGGTCAGGTGCTGTCGGCGCCCAATATCAACGAACCGATTCTGGGTGGACAGGCCCGCATTTCCGGCAGCTTCACCGCAGAAAGCGCCAACAACCTGGCGATTTCGCTGCGTTCGGGCGCGCTGCCGGTGCCGCTGGCGGTGGTCGAGGAACGGACTGTCGGCCCGGATCTGGGCGCGGATTCGATCCGCAAGGGCTTGCTCGCCATGGGTATCGGCAGCCTTGCGGTAATTGCGCTTATGGTCGCCTCCTATGGCCGCTTTGGCGTCTATGCGACCGCTGCGCTGGTGCTCAACGTGCTGATGCTGCTGGGGATCATGGCGCTTGGCGGGTTTACGCTGACCCTGCCGGGGATCGCAGGCTTTGTCATCACCATCGGCGCGGCGGTTGATGCCAACGTGCTGATCAACGAGCGTATCCGCGAGGAGCGGGCGAGGGGGCGCAAGGTCATCGCTGCGGTCGAGACCGGCTACAAGGAAGCCAGCCGCGCGATCTGGGACGCCAACCTCACCAACGTCATTTCCGGTCTGGCGCTGTTCGCCTTCGGTTCAGGGCCGGTCAAGGGCTTCGCGGTGGTGCTGATCATCGGCATCATCACCTCGGTCTTTACCGGCGTCACCCTGACCCGCATGTTCGTCGCCGGGTGGCTGCGCCGCAACCGCCCCGCCGATATCACCATCTGA
- the yajC gene encoding preprotein translocase subunit YajC: MTIDLLAAGAGAAASPPSWTGFLPIVGMIAIFWFLIIRPQMKRQKEHQQKIAAVKKGDQVVTAGGLVGKVVKVDETYVDLELGTNVRVKAIKATLGDIIPPGGTPAND, encoded by the coding sequence ATGACAATCGACCTTCTCGCCGCCGGGGCTGGTGCCGCCGCATCGCCTCCGTCTTGGACTGGTTTCCTGCCCATCGTCGGCATGATCGCAATCTTCTGGTTCCTGATCATCCGTCCGCAGATGAAGCGGCAGAAAGAACACCAGCAAAAGATCGCTGCCGTCAAGAAGGGCGATCAGGTCGTCACCGCGGGCGGGCTGGTCGGCAAGGTCGTCAAGGTCGACGAGACCTATGTCGATCTGGAACTGGGGACCAATGTCCGGGTCAAGGCGATCAAGGCCACGCTGGGCGACATCATCCCGCCGGGCGGCACGCCTGCCAACGATTGA
- a CDS encoding pseudouridine synthase, with translation MARLLLFNKPFGVLSQFTDRGSPTERATLSDFITMKGVYPAGRLDRDSEGLLLLTDDGRLQARIADPRFKLPKTYFVQVEGDPQEAQLEALRKGVRLKDGMTLPAEASRIDEPALWPRDPPIRVRKSVPDSWLKLTIREGRNRQVRRMTAAVGLPTLRLVRWSIGDWTLAGVMPGQFIELSA, from the coding sequence ATGGCTCGGCTGCTCCTGTTCAACAAGCCCTTCGGCGTATTGTCGCAATTCACCGACCGTGGATCGCCCACGGAGCGGGCTACCTTGTCGGATTTCATCACGATGAAGGGCGTCTACCCCGCCGGGCGGCTTGACCGTGACAGCGAGGGGCTGCTGCTGCTGACTGATGATGGGCGGCTGCAAGCGCGCATTGCCGATCCGCGTTTCAAGCTGCCCAAGACCTATTTCGTGCAGGTCGAAGGCGATCCGCAGGAGGCGCAGCTGGAGGCCTTGCGCAAGGGCGTGCGGCTGAAGGATGGCATGACCCTGCCGGCTGAGGCATCGCGCATTGACGAACCAGCCCTGTGGCCGCGCGATCCGCCGATCCGCGTGCGCAAGTCCGTGCCTGACAGCTGGCTCAAACTCACGATCCGAGAAGGGCGCAACCGGCAGGTGCGCCGGATGACGGCCGCGGTAGGGCTTCCCACCTTGCGGCTGGTGCGCTGGTCGATCGGCGACTGGACTTTGGCAGGGGTCATGCCGGGACAGTTTATAGAGTTATCCGCATGA
- a CDS encoding ABC-F family ATP-binding cassette domain-containing protein, with protein sequence MAQPPIFSFEGLALQQGGRWLFGGPTPTSGAAPIDLHVLPGDRLALIGRNGAGKTTLLRLITGKIEADRGTRRIKPGTRIVFLEQEPDFTPFSTLMEFATGGEDAPAAHEVEAIAGQLGIDMSRPAATASGGEKRRAAIARALAQEPDLLLLDEPTNHLDLGAIDWLEDWLSRYRGAFITISHDRTFLTRLTRATLWLDRGTLRRKEVGFGGYEAWEEQVYAEEARAAERLDAKLKIEAHWLERGVTARRKRNQGRLEKLHQMRAVRAAMISGAGTAKLKLANDDDFKSKSVIVAEGISKTYADRPIIKPFTLRIQNGDRIGIVGANGAGKTTLLKLLTKELEPDTGTVTHARTLSGVMIDQQRKLLEPGATVRQILAQGGDWIDVRGVRKHVQAYLKDFLFDPGLVDTKVGILSGGERSRLLLAREFARTANLLVLDEPTNDLDLETLDLLQEVIADFDGTVLIVSHDRDFLDRTVTITLGLDGSGKVDIVAGGYADWEARRKAPPTPGKGGASGGQARPNPAQDRAEKPAPAKPSASNKLSYKDQRDYEILPKRIEELEAAIAKGEALLSDPDLYAKDPQRFATISAGIANARAEKDAAEERWLMLAEMVEG encoded by the coding sequence ATGGCACAGCCCCCTATCTTTTCGTTCGAAGGCCTCGCTCTGCAACAGGGCGGACGCTGGCTGTTCGGCGGCCCGACCCCAACCAGCGGCGCGGCGCCCATCGATCTCCACGTCCTGCCTGGCGACCGGCTAGCGCTGATCGGGCGCAACGGTGCCGGCAAGACGACACTGCTTCGGCTCATCACCGGAAAGATCGAAGCGGATCGCGGGACCCGCCGGATCAAGCCGGGCACGAGGATCGTGTTCCTCGAACAGGAACCTGATTTCACGCCCTTTTCCACCCTGATGGAGTTCGCCACCGGCGGTGAGGATGCCCCCGCCGCGCACGAAGTGGAGGCCATTGCCGGCCAGCTGGGTATCGACATGAGCCGCCCCGCCGCGACCGCCAGCGGGGGCGAGAAACGCCGCGCCGCGATTGCCCGCGCGCTGGCGCAGGAGCCCGATCTGCTGCTGCTCGACGAGCCGACCAACCACCTGGACCTGGGCGCGATCGACTGGCTGGAGGACTGGCTGAGCCGTTACCGCGGGGCCTTCATCACCATTTCCCACGACCGCACCTTCCTGACCCGGCTGACCCGCGCGACCCTGTGGCTCGATCGCGGGACCCTGCGGCGCAAGGAGGTGGGCTTCGGCGGCTATGAGGCGTGGGAAGAACAAGTCTATGCCGAAGAAGCCCGTGCGGCCGAACGGCTTGATGCCAAACTGAAGATCGAGGCCCACTGGCTCGAACGCGGGGTCACGGCGAGGCGCAAGCGCAACCAGGGTCGGCTGGAGAAACTCCACCAGATGCGCGCTGTCCGGGCGGCGATGATCTCCGGCGCTGGAACGGCCAAGCTGAAACTCGCCAATGACGATGATTTCAAGTCCAAGTCGGTCATCGTCGCGGAAGGCATTTCCAAGACCTACGCGGACCGTCCGATCATCAAGCCCTTTACGCTGCGGATCCAGAACGGCGACCGCATCGGGATCGTCGGCGCGAACGGCGCGGGCAAGACCACCCTTCTGAAATTGCTTACGAAAGAGCTTGAACCCGACACCGGAACCGTGACCCACGCCCGCACGCTTTCCGGGGTGATGATCGACCAGCAGAGAAAGCTGCTCGAACCGGGTGCCACGGTGCGTCAGATCCTTGCCCAGGGCGGGGACTGGATCGACGTTCGGGGGGTGCGCAAGCACGTTCAGGCCTATCTCAAGGATTTCCTGTTCGACCCCGGTCTGGTCGACACCAAAGTCGGCATCCTATCGGGCGGAGAACGTTCGCGCCTGCTGCTCGCCCGCGAATTTGCCCGTACCGCGAACCTGCTGGTGCTGGACGAGCCCACCAATGATCTCGACCTTGAAACCCTTGATCTTCTTCAGGAAGTTATAGCCGATTTCGACGGCACCGTGTTGATCGTCAGCCACGATCGCGATTTTCTCGATCGCACGGTAACGATCACGTTGGGGCTCGATGGATCGGGAAAGGTGGATATTGTCGCCGGTGGCTATGCCGACTGGGAAGCCCGCCGCAAAGCGCCACCAACACCGGGCAAAGGGGGCGCAAGCGGGGGTCAAGCCCGGCCTAACCCCGCGCAAGACCGGGCTGAAAAGCCGGCGCCTGCAAAGCCTTCAGCCTCCAACAAGCTGTCCTACAAGGACCAGCGCGATTACGAGATCCTGCCCAAGCGGATCGAGGAACTCGAAGCGGCCATCGCCAAGGGCGAGGCGCTGCTGAGCGATCCTGATCTCTATGCAAAAGACCCGCAAAGGTTCGCCACGATCAGCGCCGGGATCGCCAATGCGCGGGCGGAAAAGGATGCGGCCGAGGAACGCTGGCTGATGCTGGCCGAGATGGTCGAGGGATAA
- a CDS encoding MFS transporter — protein sequence MKQPEAGESAASVAIKAPLERVDQWQAAAYGSGDLGFNLYWTTVSLYILYYYTDVLGIPATAAGLVFLLAMLWDAVTDPVMGIIAQRTRTRWGSYRPFIAAGAVPLCLSMMLLFHDPGLDGIALIAYALAVQILFRTAYTIANIPYSALASSMTDSSRVRNALSAWRISLATIGSAFVGYSTLKLVSFFGQGDAARGFFLTATLYGVLSLPFLLTVSCRINEGRARPRQAMTVSLRQALGVLRHNRPFLIVLAATMCATLGGVISSKTLVYYFKYTLGDEAAVGMAFAANSLIILIATPLWAVLTLHTSKRFVWRVGAICSITGSVLLFLNPFETVWVVVGLVALVGTGAAAGYLSFWSALPDTVEYGEVRSGLRVESPTFGIMSFAQKASYGLAVALAGMLLDLIGYRPNVEQSAATLADLKAVMTLVPAAFILIAVLVIGHYSLDARNHARLVTILRKRAARESRNSALS from the coding sequence ATGAAGCAGCCGGAAGCGGGGGAGAGTGCGGCATCAGTGGCCATCAAGGCACCGCTGGAGCGGGTCGATCAATGGCAGGCTGCGGCTTATGGCAGCGGCGATCTGGGCTTTAATCTCTATTGGACCACCGTCAGCCTGTACATTTTGTACTATTACACCGATGTCCTTGGGATCCCGGCGACTGCTGCCGGTCTGGTATTTCTGCTCGCGATGCTGTGGGATGCGGTCACCGATCCGGTCATGGGGATCATCGCCCAGCGAACCCGCACGCGCTGGGGAAGTTATCGCCCTTTCATCGCGGCCGGGGCAGTGCCGCTATGTCTTTCCATGATGCTGCTGTTTCATGATCCGGGGCTCGATGGCATTGCGTTGATCGCCTACGCGCTGGCCGTGCAGATCCTGTTTCGCACAGCCTACACGATCGCGAATATCCCCTACAGCGCACTTGCATCGAGCATGACCGATTCCTCGCGTGTCAGGAATGCCTTGTCAGCCTGGCGGATTTCGCTGGCGACCATCGGCAGCGCGTTTGTCGGATATTCCACCCTCAAACTGGTGTCCTTCTTCGGGCAGGGCGATGCGGCCAGAGGGTTCTTCCTCACTGCAACTCTTTACGGGGTGCTTTCGCTGCCATTCCTGCTGACAGTCAGTTGCCGCATCAACGAAGGCCGCGCGCGGCCGCGACAGGCTATGACGGTATCCTTGCGACAAGCGCTTGGGGTGCTGCGGCACAACAGGCCGTTCCTGATCGTGCTCGCGGCGACGATGTGTGCCACGCTTGGCGGGGTCATCAGCAGCAAGACGCTCGTCTATTACTTCAAGTATACGCTCGGTGATGAGGCAGCGGTGGGCATGGCGTTTGCAGCCAATTCGCTGATCATCCTCATCGCCACGCCGCTATGGGCTGTGCTCACGTTGCACACCTCGAAACGTTTCGTCTGGCGTGTCGGGGCCATCTGCTCGATCACTGGCTCAGTGCTGCTGTTTCTCAATCCGTTCGAGACGGTCTGGGTCGTGGTAGGCCTGGTAGCCTTGGTGGGAACGGGAGCGGCGGCTGGCTATCTCAGCTTCTGGTCGGCGCTGCCCGACACGGTTGAATATGGCGAGGTGCGAAGCGGCCTGCGGGTCGAATCTCCAACCTTCGGCATCATGAGTTTTGCGCAAAAGGCGAGCTATGGTCTTGCCGTTGCGCTTGCCGGAATGTTGCTCGACCTGATCGGTTATCGCCCCAATGTCGAACAATCGGCGGCGACACTTGCCGACCTAAAGGCGGTCATGACACTTGTCCCGGCCGCCTTCATATTGATCGCCGTCCTCGTGATCGGACACTACTCCCTTGATGCCCGCAATCACGCAAGGCTAGTGACGATCCTGCGCAAACGTGCCGCAAGGGAATCCCGGAATTCAGCCCTGTCCTGA
- a CDS encoding PepSY domain-containing protein: MKPIVAFISASIAAIALSSVAVPAAAAQDQGRGDQGEARREAEAGTQLKLREIERRILPQMQGSEYLGPAYDSTARAYRLKFIKDGRVTYVDVDARTGRIIGRSR; encoded by the coding sequence ATGAAGCCGATTGTCGCCTTTATCTCCGCCAGTATCGCAGCCATTGCGCTGTCGTCTGTCGCCGTGCCTGCTGCCGCCGCGCAGGATCAGGGGCGGGGCGATCAGGGCGAGGCGCGGCGCGAGGCGGAGGCTGGTACGCAGCTCAAGCTGCGCGAGATAGAGCGGCGTATTCTGCCGCAAATGCAGGGTAGCGAATATCTCGGCCCCGCCTATGATTCGACTGCACGTGCCTATCGGCTCAAGTTCATCAAGGATGGCCGTGTGACATATGTCGATGTTGATGCCCGAACCGGGCGGATCATCGGCCGGTCGCGCTGA
- a CDS encoding response regulator transcription factor, with product MRILIVEDEPTLGAQLKSTLEGQGYAVDLSVDGEDGHFMGSTEDYDAVILDLGLPEIDGLTVLGMWRREGRTFPVLVLTARDSWSDKVAGLDAGADDYLAKPFQTEELIARLRALIRRASGNTSSELTAGDVRLDTRSGRVTLAGEPVKLTAQEYKLLSYLMHHKGKVVSRTELIEHIYDQDFDRDSNTIEVFVTRIRKKLGADVITTIRGLGYSLDDPADAPRA from the coding sequence ATGCGCATTCTGATCGTCGAAGACGAACCGACCCTTGGCGCACAGCTGAAATCGACGCTGGAAGGTCAGGGCTATGCTGTCGACCTTTCTGTAGACGGCGAAGACGGGCATTTCATGGGCTCGACCGAGGATTATGACGCCGTGATCCTTGACCTCGGCTTGCCGGAGATCGACGGGCTGACCGTGCTTGGCATGTGGCGGCGCGAAGGGCGCACTTTTCCGGTGCTGGTGCTGACCGCGCGCGACAGCTGGTCGGACAAGGTCGCAGGGCTCGATGCAGGCGCCGACGATTACCTTGCAAAGCCGTTCCAGACCGAGGAGCTCATCGCCCGCCTGCGGGCGTTGATCCGCCGCGCATCGGGGAATACCTCATCCGAACTCACCGCGGGGGATGTGAGACTGGATACGCGTTCGGGCCGGGTCACGCTCGCGGGCGAGCCGGTCAAGCTGACGGCGCAGGAATACAAACTCCTCTCCTATCTCATGCACCACAAGGGCAAGGTGGTGAGCCGCACCGAACTGATCGAGCATATCTATGATCAGGACTTCGACCGGGATTCCAACACCATCGAAGTCTTCGTCACCCGCATCCGCAAGAAGCTCGGCGCAGACGTGATTACGACGATCCGTGGCCTCGGTTACAGCCTCGACGACCCCGCCGACGCACCGCGCGCCTGA
- a CDS encoding helix-turn-helix domain-containing protein → MTNRIRDIRKAKGLTLADLAAACHPPTTAQTIGRLETGMRQLSLTWMNRIAAALEVEPASLMRAETSAAAQIVAELAAAGAQALTSPREALMPSELHTADGPAPMVLAVSESVGEYRPGDLIWLRPLDPEDAASAINRDCLLPRPGGRFAFGRLIDRRGSLVGLLPPGAGQKQVVVDNPAWIAVAFMLVRAL, encoded by the coding sequence ATGACCAACCGCATCCGTGACATCCGCAAGGCCAAGGGGCTGACGCTGGCCGATCTCGCCGCCGCGTGCCATCCGCCCACCACCGCTCAGACCATCGGGCGGCTGGAGACCGGGATGCGCCAGCTTTCGCTCACCTGGATGAACCGCATCGCTGCCGCGCTTGAGGTCGAGCCAGCAAGCCTGATGCGTGCCGAGACGTCTGCGGCTGCGCAGATCGTCGCGGAACTCGCCGCTGCAGGGGCGCAGGCCCTTACCTCCCCGCGCGAGGCGCTGATGCCAAGCGAACTGCACACGGCCGATGGGCCTGCTCCAATGGTGCTGGCCGTCAGCGAGAGCGTGGGCGAATACCGCCCCGGTGACCTGATCTGGCTGCGGCCGCTTGATCCCGAGGACGCCGCCAGCGCGATCAACCGGGATTGCCTGCTGCCCCGACCCGGCGGGCGCTTTGCCTTCGGGCGGCTGATCGACCGGCGCGGCAGCCTTGTCGGCCTTTTGCCGCCGGGTGCTGGCCAGAAACAGGTGGTGGTCGACAATCCGGCATGGATCGCGGTGGCCTTCATGCTGGTCAGGGCGCTTTAA
- a CDS encoding glycosyltransferase, whose amino-acid sequence MLDAARTATGLLAVSRDLAMQMAAMGMDEDKITLHYTGLDRDRFRPLEHTQLRRQLAGELGFAMPDNAPLLACVGALIERKGQAIAIRALKEIPGARLVLIGKGEDESTLRALAASEGLESRVFFAGSLDHDVMPLILSAADVMVLPTANEGLANAWVEALACGTPVVTCDVGGARELISCDTAGRLVERNPQAVAAGVNAVLNASPPREAVAALTEAFSWDANAASLAAHYEALLAG is encoded by the coding sequence ATGCTGGATGCGGCGCGCACAGCCACAGGCCTGCTGGCGGTGAGCCGCGATCTGGCCATGCAGATGGCCGCGATGGGCATGGATGAAGACAAGATCACGCTGCATTACACCGGTCTGGATCGCGACCGATTCCGGCCGCTTGAACACACGCAATTGCGCCGCCAGCTGGCAGGCGAGCTGGGTTTTGCCATGCCCGACAATGCCCCGCTGCTGGCCTGTGTCGGCGCGCTGATCGAGCGCAAGGGACAGGCCATCGCCATCCGGGCGCTCAAGGAGATCCCCGGCGCGCGGCTGGTGCTGATCGGCAAGGGCGAGGACGAGAGCACCTTGCGCGCGCTGGCAGCCAGCGAGGGGCTTGAGAGCCGCGTGTTCTTCGCCGGATCGCTCGATCATGATGTCATGCCGCTGATCCTTTCGGCGGCAGATGTGATGGTGCTTCCCACCGCGAACGAAGGGCTGGCCAATGCCTGGGTCGAAGCGCTGGCCTGCGGGACACCGGTGGTGACCTGCGACGTCGGCGGCGCGCGCGAGCTGATTTCCTGCGACACGGCGGGACGGCTGGTGGAACGCAACCCGCAAGCCGTGGCTGCCGGGGTCAATGCGGTGCTCAATGCCTCGCCCCCGCGCGAAGCCGTCGCCGCGCTGACGGAAGCCTTTAGCTGGGACGCGAATGCTGCGTCGCTCGCCGCGCATTATGAGGCTTTGCTGGCCGGCTGA
- a CDS encoding DUF6456 domain-containing protein translates to MKRQLIERELTPEGPRRGAIKGGERPRRSVTVNLAESPLAWLHARGHLSERLYDAGEALRSDYERAQLSANITMRWDPVRVKTTGERGFSPSEKQIAARQRFDGAIRAAGGGLEDILWRVVCAGEGLPEAEKALGWPTRSGKLVLKIALERVAEFYRIT, encoded by the coding sequence ATGAAACGCCAGTTGATCGAACGCGAACTCACCCCTGAAGGCCCGCGTCGGGGGGCGATCAAGGGCGGGGAGAGACCGCGCCGCAGCGTCACGGTCAACCTTGCGGAAAGTCCGCTCGCCTGGCTCCACGCGCGCGGGCATCTTTCCGAGCGGTTGTATGATGCCGGCGAGGCGCTGCGGAGCGATTACGAGCGTGCGCAGCTCTCGGCCAATATCACCATGCGCTGGGATCCGGTGCGGGTGAAGACCACAGGCGAGCGCGGGTTCTCACCGAGCGAGAAGCAGATCGCCGCGCGCCAGCGGTTCGACGGCGCGATCCGTGCGGCGGGGGGCGGGCTGGAGGATATCTTGTGGCGCGTGGTCTGCGCGGGCGAAGGGCTGCCTGAGGCGGAAAAGGCGCTGGGATGGCCGACCCGCAGCGGCAAGCTGGTGCTGAAGATCGCGCTCGAACGGGTGGCGGAGTTCTACCGCATCACCTGA